From a region of the Prevotella melaninogenica genome:
- a CDS encoding ParB/RepB/Spo0J family partition protein — MAVQKKYNRNAKTNALGRGLDALISTEAVSTQGSSTINEIALDQIEANPNQPRREFDPVALEELANSIRELGLVQPITLRQIDENRFQIIAGERRWRASQLAGLKAVPAYIRTIKDESVMELALVENIQREDLNAIEIALAYEHLLEKSGMTQERVAERVGKSRAAIANYLRLLKLPALVQMGLQKKEIDMGHARALLSLDSPSLQLKLYREILKNGYSVRKVEELCQQLNNGEDIQSAKKKISARTRLPEEFNILKQRLSSFFDTKVQMSCNADGKGKISIPFASEEELLHIMEVMDKMK, encoded by the coding sequence ATGGCTGTACAAAAGAAATATAATCGAAACGCAAAGACCAATGCCCTCGGCCGTGGTCTGGATGCATTGATATCTACTGAAGCTGTCAGTACCCAAGGTAGTTCTACCATCAACGAGATTGCCTTAGACCAGATTGAAGCCAATCCAAACCAACCTCGTCGAGAATTCGACCCTGTTGCGTTGGAAGAGTTGGCTAACAGTATTCGTGAGTTAGGACTCGTTCAGCCGATTACACTGCGCCAGATAGATGAGAATCGCTTCCAAATTATTGCTGGTGAGCGCCGTTGGCGTGCCAGTCAGTTGGCAGGTTTGAAGGCTGTTCCAGCCTATATCCGTACGATTAAGGACGAGAGCGTAATGGAGTTGGCGCTGGTTGAGAATATCCAGCGTGAAGACTTGAATGCGATTGAGATTGCTTTGGCTTACGAACATCTGCTTGAAAAGAGCGGAATGACTCAGGAGCGTGTAGCAGAGCGTGTCGGTAAGAGCCGTGCTGCTATTGCTAACTACCTTCGTTTATTGAAGCTCCCTGCATTGGTACAGATGGGTCTGCAGAAGAAAGAAATAGACATGGGACATGCTCGTGCATTACTTTCTTTGGATAGTCCTTCACTGCAATTGAAACTCTATCGTGAGATTTTAAAGAACGGATATAGCGTTCGCAAGGTTGAAGAACTTTGTCAGCAACTCAACAACGGAGAAGATATACAGAGCGCAAAGAAGAAGATTTCTGCTCGAACTCGCCTTCCAGAGGAGTTTAACATCCTCAAACAACGACTCTCATCATTCTTCGACACAAAGGTACAGATGAGTTGTAACGCTGATGGAAAGGGTAAGATTAGTATTCCGTTTGCATCAGAAGAGGAGTTACTTCACATCATGGAAGTGATGGATAAGATGAAGTAA
- a CDS encoding RelA/SpoT family protein: protein MDKDNIEVKEIDYEKMVDDAFQHLIDTYLASRHRKKVDIITKAFNFARQAHKGVRRLSGEPYIMHPIAVAQIACEEMGLGATSICAALLHDVVEDTDYTVEDMENIFGPKIAQIVDGLTKISGGIFGEQASAQAENFKKLLLTMSDDIRVILIKICDRLHNMRTLASQPASKQYKIAGETLYIYAPLANRLGLNKIKTELEDLSFRYEHPDAYASIEKKLASTQAQRDTLFEQFTAPIRAELDKMGFEYELKARVKSPYSIWNKMQNKHVTFEEIYDILAVRIIYKPKSPDEEINNCFQIYVAISQIYKSHPDRLRDWVNHPKANGYQALHVTLMSAKGRWIEVQIRSEHMNELAEQGFAAHWKYKDGGEITEDEGELNEWLSTIKEILDDPQPDAMDFLDAIKLNLFASEIFVFTPKGEIKTMPAGCTALDFAFQIHTFLGSHCIGAKVNHKLVPLSHKLNSGDQVEILTSMSQHVNPSWINFVSTAKAKAKIQAILRRESRELQKAGEEQLSKWLKAHDLEMTTATLDKLCELHDLHKHENLFLAVGDKTVILGDTDLNELHGKSKSEKTVTSRGWRRYVPFLKSNDKKETESIEAKDTENTEGLIVVTKELNRKKPIFINEENIHRYLFPHCCHAIPGDDILGYIDNKNHIEIHKRACPVAAKLKASYGGRILDAKWDMHRRLFFDATIEIRGIDRSGMLHDISDVLSDQLGINIRKITISSDNGIFEGTIEMQVHDRKDVQFIVESMKNIKDVQEVLEVL from the coding sequence ATGGACAAGGACAATATTGAAGTTAAGGAGATTGACTATGAAAAGATGGTAGATGATGCCTTTCAGCATCTCATTGATACCTATCTCGCTTCACGTCATCGAAAGAAGGTTGATATCATTACCAAGGCTTTCAACTTCGCACGACAAGCGCATAAGGGTGTGCGCCGACTCTCGGGCGAACCTTATATCATGCACCCCATTGCCGTTGCCCAGATTGCTTGTGAAGAGATGGGACTCGGGGCAACGAGTATCTGTGCAGCCCTCTTACATGATGTCGTAGAAGATACCGACTATACAGTGGAAGATATGGAAAATATCTTCGGACCTAAGATTGCACAAATCGTTGACGGACTAACCAAGATTTCTGGTGGTATCTTTGGCGAACAGGCTTCAGCACAAGCTGAGAATTTCAAGAAGCTTTTGCTTACTATGAGTGACGACATTCGCGTTATCCTTATCAAGATATGCGACCGTCTGCATAACATGCGTACGCTCGCTTCTCAGCCTGCCAGCAAACAGTATAAGATTGCAGGTGAAACGCTCTATATCTATGCACCACTTGCAAACCGATTGGGACTTAATAAGATTAAGACTGAGTTAGAAGACCTTAGCTTCCGATACGAACATCCTGACGCATACGCCTCTATTGAGAAGAAACTTGCTTCAACACAGGCGCAGCGTGACACCCTCTTTGAACAGTTCACAGCACCTATCCGTGCCGAACTTGACAAGATGGGCTTTGAATATGAACTCAAAGCACGTGTTAAGAGTCCTTATTCTATTTGGAATAAGATGCAGAACAAACACGTCACCTTTGAAGAAATATACGATATCCTTGCCGTACGTATCATCTATAAACCGAAGTCACCAGATGAGGAAATCAACAACTGTTTCCAGATTTATGTGGCTATCAGTCAGATTTATAAGAGTCATCCCGATCGTCTGCGTGACTGGGTGAACCATCCTAAGGCTAATGGTTATCAGGCATTGCACGTAACTCTCATGTCTGCTAAGGGCCGTTGGATTGAGGTGCAGATACGTTCTGAACACATGAACGAATTAGCTGAACAAGGCTTTGCAGCACATTGGAAATATAAGGATGGAGGTGAGATTACTGAGGATGAAGGCGAATTGAATGAGTGGCTCAGTACGATAAAAGAGATTCTCGACGACCCACAGCCAGATGCTATGGACTTCCTCGATGCTATCAAACTCAACCTCTTTGCATCTGAAATCTTCGTCTTTACACCAAAGGGAGAGATCAAGACGATGCCTGCAGGTTGTACAGCACTCGACTTTGCATTCCAAATCCACACCTTCCTTGGTAGCCATTGTATTGGTGCGAAAGTAAACCATAAGCTTGTTCCTTTGAGCCATAAACTCAACAGTGGTGACCAGGTAGAAATCCTGACTTCGATGTCGCAACACGTCAATCCTTCATGGATAAACTTTGTGTCTACAGCGAAGGCAAAAGCAAAGATACAAGCTATCTTGCGACGTGAGAGCCGTGAATTACAAAAGGCTGGTGAAGAGCAGCTCTCTAAGTGGTTGAAAGCACACGACCTTGAGATGACAACTGCCACCTTGGATAAGCTTTGCGAGCTACACGACCTCCACAAGCATGAGAATCTTTTCCTTGCCGTTGGTGATAAAACTGTTATCCTTGGCGACACCGATTTAAACGAACTCCATGGTAAATCAAAGTCTGAGAAGACTGTTACCTCACGTGGCTGGCGTCGTTACGTTCCTTTCTTGAAGTCGAATGATAAGAAGGAGACAGAGTCTATAGAGGCTAAGGACACAGAAAATACTGAAGGCTTAATCGTTGTAACCAAAGAACTCAACAGAAAGAAGCCTATCTTCATCAACGAAGAAAACATACATCGCTATCTCTTCCCACACTGCTGCCATGCTATCCCAGGTGATGATATCCTCGGATATATTGACAACAAGAACCACATCGAGATTCATAAGCGTGCCTGTCCAGTAGCTGCAAAGTTGAAAGCAAGCTATGGCGGTAGAATCTTAGATGCTAAATGGGATATGCACCGTCGTTTGTTCTTCGATGCAACGATTGAGATTCGTGGTATTGACCGCAGCGGTATGCTGCACGACATCTCTGATGTTCTCTCCGACCAGTTAGGTATTAATATCCGCAAGATAACGATTTCCAGCGATAATGGAATCTTTGAGGGAACGATTGAGATGCAAGTTCACGATCGCAAAGATGTACAGTTTATCGTTGAAAGTATGAAGAATATCAAGGATGTACAAGAGGTTTTAGAGGTTCTTTAG
- a CDS encoding DUF5683 domain-containing protein, translating to MKMKNRILKGLLITGMLTSVTVMQAQDLPHDTLKVMYPGDSTVVEIPSSQDKYIEEKAILTPDDEGKLTSVLRKDSVGMVKKQGRDWSKWRPNPKRALWLALVIPGAGQVYNRKYWKLPIFYGGFVGCVYAMTWNNQMYHDYAQAYMDIMDNDPTTQSYNNFLHLGATITPANEERYKNIFKQRKDRYRRWRDLSIFTTIAVYALSVIDAYVDASLSDFDISDDLSLHIAPTVISNKSIATPNNPFRSSAIGIGCSLTF from the coding sequence ATGAAGATGAAGAATAGAATCCTCAAAGGACTGTTGATAACCGGAATGCTCACCAGTGTTACGGTCATGCAGGCACAAGATCTGCCCCATGACACGTTAAAGGTTATGTATCCAGGCGACTCTACAGTCGTTGAGATACCGAGTTCGCAGGATAAATATATAGAAGAGAAGGCAATCCTCACACCAGATGATGAGGGTAAACTCACTTCTGTTCTGCGAAAGGATAGTGTCGGCATGGTAAAGAAACAGGGACGCGACTGGTCTAAGTGGCGCCCTAATCCTAAGCGTGCTTTATGGCTTGCCCTCGTCATCCCCGGTGCTGGACAGGTTTACAACCGTAAGTACTGGAAACTACCAATCTTCTACGGAGGCTTTGTAGGTTGTGTTTATGCTATGACATGGAACAACCAGATGTACCATGATTATGCACAGGCTTATATGGACATCATGGATAATGACCCAACAACGCAGAGTTATAATAACTTCCTACACCTTGGAGCTACGATTACCCCTGCCAATGAAGAGCGTTATAAGAACATCTTCAAACAGCGTAAGGACCGCTACCGCAGATGGCGTGACCTAAGTATCTTTACGACTATTGCGGTTTATGCCTTATCAGTTATTGATGCTTACGTAGACGCTTCCTTATCCGACTTTGACATATCAGATGACCTCTCACTGCATATTGCACCGACGGTCATATCAAATAAGAGTATCGCTACACCTAACAACCCTTTCCGTTCATCGGCAATAGGTATTGGATGTAGTCTGACATTCTAA
- a CDS encoding TonB-dependent receptor has translation MDFTKRIIASIVFCGLSINGIAQTLTGCVVGKDDRKPIAYASVTLKENRLYAFTDEKGCFTIKNVPKGKCTAVISCLGYAEQTVVVTINNDGATLNVRLAEDNLQLDEVQVVAHRKKDEITTSYTIDRKTLDNQQIMTLGDIAQLLPGGKSVNPSLMNDSKLTLRSGSSERGNASFGTAIEVDGVRLNNNAMMGETAGVSTRGVSASNIESVEVVPGIASVEYGDLTNGVVKVKTRRGSSPFILEGSINQHTRQIALHKGLDLGKNAGLINFSLEHARSFSDAASPYTAYQRNVLSLHYMNVFMKKTQPLTLDIGLNGGVGGYDSKADPDRNLDSYYKVKDNNVGGNVRLDWLLNKSWITNLNFTAAFTYADKRSESYSNESSSSTQPYIHTLTEGYNIAEDYDKNPSANIILGPTGYWYLRGFGDSKPLTYSLKLKANWNKSFGKFRNRLLIGAEWTSSRNKGKGTHYEDMRYAPTWREYRFDVLPALNNMALYAEDKLSMAINTKQNVELTGGVREDITSIPGSEYGTVGSLSPRVNMRYMLRFGQDSWVNSLSVHSGWGKSVKLPSFQVLYPSPSYRDMLAFSSTSDANNRSYYAYYTYPSKARYNADLKWQYANQWDLGMELRTKIADINLSFFHSKTFNPYMATNTYAPFTYKYTSPAKLQASGIATANRLFTIDPQTGIVTVSDASGTKAPVVLGYDERNTYVTNTKYVNADPLSRYGLEWIVDFKQIKTLRTQVRVDGKYYHYKAQDETLFADVPVGLNTRQSDGRLYQYIGYYRGGAASSTNYTADASASNGSVSGQVDMNVTLTTHIPKIRLIVALRLESSLYTYSRATSSRGYVVNSGNEYFGEAYNGKTENQTVIVYPEYYSTWDAPETLVPFAEKLRWAATNDRGLYNDLAQLVVRTNYPYTLNPNKLSAFWSANFSVTKEIGKHVSISFYANNFFNTLAQVHSSQTGLETSLFGSGYVPSFYYGLSLRLKI, from the coding sequence ATGGACTTCACAAAAAGGATAATAGCGTCTATTGTATTTTGCGGACTAAGTATCAATGGTATTGCACAGACACTTACAGGTTGTGTTGTGGGGAAGGATGATCGTAAGCCTATAGCCTACGCATCAGTCACATTGAAGGAAAATCGCTTGTACGCTTTTACGGACGAAAAAGGTTGTTTCACGATAAAAAACGTACCGAAAGGAAAGTGTACTGCAGTTATCTCCTGCCTTGGTTACGCAGAACAAACAGTAGTTGTCACCATTAATAATGATGGTGCTACACTCAACGTGCGCCTTGCCGAAGACAACCTTCAACTCGATGAAGTACAGGTTGTTGCGCATCGAAAGAAAGATGAGATAACAACCTCTTACACCATTGACCGTAAGACGTTGGACAATCAACAGATAATGACTTTGGGCGATATTGCCCAGCTTTTACCGGGTGGTAAGAGTGTGAACCCTTCTTTGATGAATGATAGCAAATTGACCTTGCGAAGCGGTTCGTCAGAGCGAGGCAATGCATCGTTTGGTACAGCCATTGAAGTGGATGGTGTTCGACTGAACAACAATGCGATGATGGGCGAAACGGCTGGTGTGAGTACACGTGGTGTCAGTGCTTCTAACATTGAAAGTGTGGAGGTCGTACCCGGTATTGCCTCTGTAGAATACGGCGACCTCACCAATGGTGTAGTAAAAGTGAAGACCCGTAGAGGTAGTTCGCCTTTCATCTTGGAAGGAAGTATCAACCAACACACCCGCCAGATAGCCCTTCACAAAGGATTAGACTTAGGCAAGAATGCTGGACTTATCAACTTCTCCCTTGAGCATGCACGCTCTTTCTCGGATGCAGCATCGCCTTATACCGCTTATCAACGTAATGTACTGTCACTGCACTATATGAATGTCTTTATGAAGAAGACACAGCCTCTGACCTTAGACATTGGGCTAAATGGTGGCGTGGGAGGCTATGATTCGAAGGCTGACCCTGACCGCAACTTGGACAGTTATTATAAGGTTAAGGATAATAATGTCGGTGGTAATGTGCGCCTTGACTGGCTGTTGAACAAGTCATGGATAACCAATCTGAATTTTACAGCAGCCTTCACCTACGCTGACAAACGCTCAGAAAGCTACAGCAATGAGAGTAGTAGCTCTACACAACCTTATATTCACACTTTGACAGAAGGATATAACATTGCAGAAGACTACGATAAGAACCCTTCTGCCAACATCATTCTTGGTCCTACAGGCTATTGGTATCTCCGTGGTTTTGGTGACTCCAAACCATTAACCTACAGTTTGAAGCTAAAGGCTAATTGGAATAAATCATTTGGAAAGTTCCGTAACCGCTTACTTATTGGTGCTGAATGGACCAGCAGTAGGAATAAGGGAAAGGGTACACACTACGAAGATATGCGCTATGCACCGACATGGCGTGAATATCGTTTTGACGTCCTACCCGCTTTGAACAACATGGCACTCTATGCCGAGGATAAGCTCTCAATGGCTATCAATACCAAACAGAATGTTGAACTGACAGGAGGTGTGCGCGAAGATATCACCTCCATTCCTGGCTCAGAATACGGAACAGTGGGTAGCCTTTCACCACGTGTGAATATGCGCTATATGCTTCGCTTCGGACAAGATAGTTGGGTGAATAGTCTTAGCGTACACTCAGGATGGGGTAAGAGCGTGAAACTTCCAAGTTTCCAAGTACTCTACCCTTCTCCATCTTATCGTGATATGTTGGCATTCTCATCTACCAGTGATGCGAATAATCGCTCTTATTACGCCTACTACACCTACCCTTCAAAGGCACGATACAATGCTGATTTGAAATGGCAATATGCCAACCAATGGGATTTAGGTATGGAACTGAGAACTAAGATTGCAGATATCAACCTTTCGTTCTTCCATAGTAAGACTTTCAATCCTTACATGGCAACAAACACTTACGCACCTTTCACCTATAAGTACACATCACCTGCTAAACTTCAAGCGAGCGGTATTGCGACGGCTAACCGCCTCTTTACGATCGACCCACAGACAGGTATTGTGACGGTAAGTGATGCCAGTGGGACGAAAGCCCCAGTCGTTCTCGGTTATGACGAACGTAACACCTATGTCACCAACACTAAATATGTGAATGCTGACCCATTGAGTCGCTATGGCTTAGAATGGATTGTAGACTTCAAACAGATTAAGACTCTCCGCACACAGGTACGTGTTGATGGTAAGTATTATCATTATAAGGCACAGGACGAAACGCTCTTTGCGGATGTTCCAGTAGGTCTGAATACACGTCAGTCAGACGGTAGACTCTATCAATATATTGGTTATTACCGTGGTGGTGCAGCCTCATCAACCAACTATACGGCAGATGCTTCTGCCTCAAATGGCTCTGTCAGTGGTCAAGTAGATATGAATGTCACACTAACGACACACATACCAAAGATTCGCCTTATCGTTGCTTTGCGTTTGGAAAGTTCGCTCTATACTTACAGCAGAGCTACCAGCAGTAGAGGATATGTTGTCAATAGTGGCAATGAATACTTTGGTGAAGCATACAATGGTAAGACTGAGAATCAAACAGTTATCGTCTATCCAGAGTATTATAGTACGTGGGATGCACCAGAGACATTAGTTCCCTTTGCTGAGAAATTACGTTGGGCAGCAACGAATGACAGAGGGTTATACAACGACTTAGCACAGTTGGTTGTGCGAACAAACTATCCTTACACATTGAATCCGAATAAGTTGAGTGCGTTCTGGTCGGCTAACTTCAGTGTAACAAAAGAAATAGGCAAACACGTATCTATATCTTTTTATGCCAATAACTTCTTCAATACGCTTGCTCAAGTACACTCATCACAGACGGGACTTGAGACAAGTCTCTTTGGTAGTGGATATGTTCCGAGCTTCTATTATGGACTTTCATTAAGATTAAAGATATAA
- a CDS encoding IS1634 family transposase, with protein MHANVQTRFNPATGDMAPYYRIKESYRDVQGHVHSLILLNIGFEPSLTAVQVRKIAYALTERFKTRSTPSLFKKHLDGLTPIEQAKADEWWSRMEKEGGIDRFNKEEQKSLRKYENYIDLETANYTDARNVGAEWLCKQTIDKLQLEGFLRKNGWTENAIHTALSALIVRTVYAVSECSSYYYLRDNSAAAELYSGAPGWTPGINSLYKITDKLYELKEQLERHLCSVTDDLFNIDNKLMLFDLTNFYFEGSKRNSDKAKFGRSKEKRSDCKLLVLALCINKEGFIRYSSILEGNTADPKSLPNMIDTLAKRNPSRTKDTLVVMDAGVATEENLELIKRKGYNYLCVSRTKMKNYTLSDDNKSVTVMDARRQKITLKEVKTEDDKDYYLEITSPSKAMTESSMNRVWRERFEMELQRINEGISKKGGTKTYEKVVERTGRAIQKYPSIAKFYRISYIKNEKKPKEMLRVDWEIKDLSEMESGHGVYFLRSNVRTLSERVTWEYYNLIREIECTNRQLKNDLNLRPIYHQKDERSDAHLFFGLLAYWVVNTIRCQLKREGESCYWTEIVRRMSIQKLVTTKGKNPLGETIEMRQCSSPSKQAKQIYDKLNLKHSPFKKNKICRTQSP; from the coding sequence ATGCACGCAAATGTACAGACACGATTCAACCCTGCCACAGGCGACATGGCTCCTTATTATCGCATCAAGGAGTCATATCGTGATGTGCAGGGTCATGTACACTCGCTAATTCTGTTGAACATCGGTTTTGAACCTTCACTTACTGCTGTACAGGTTCGAAAAATTGCATACGCTCTTACCGAACGCTTCAAAACCAGAAGTACACCCTCGCTTTTTAAAAAACATCTTGACGGACTTACTCCTATTGAACAGGCAAAGGCTGACGAATGGTGGAGCCGTATGGAGAAAGAAGGTGGAATCGATCGGTTTAATAAGGAAGAGCAGAAGTCGCTGAGAAAATATGAGAACTATATTGACCTTGAGACGGCAAACTATACTGACGCAAGGAATGTTGGCGCAGAGTGGCTCTGCAAGCAGACAATAGACAAGCTGCAGTTAGAGGGTTTTCTGCGCAAAAATGGGTGGACGGAGAATGCGATACACACGGCTTTGTCAGCATTGATTGTCCGTACGGTATATGCTGTCTCTGAATGTTCATCTTATTATTATTTGCGCGATAACTCGGCTGCCGCTGAACTTTATAGTGGAGCTCCTGGCTGGACACCAGGGATCAATTCTCTGTATAAAATCACTGACAAGTTATATGAACTAAAGGAACAGTTAGAGCGTCATTTGTGCAGCGTTACTGACGATCTCTTTAATATAGACAACAAGTTGATGCTCTTCGACTTAACCAACTTCTATTTCGAGGGTAGTAAGCGTAATAGCGATAAAGCCAAGTTCGGTCGATCAAAAGAAAAACGCTCTGACTGTAAACTACTTGTACTTGCATTATGTATCAATAAAGAAGGTTTTATACGTTATTCTTCTATCTTGGAGGGTAATACAGCAGATCCCAAGTCTCTACCCAATATGATTGATACGCTGGCAAAGAGGAATCCATCAAGAACAAAGGATACGCTCGTTGTCATGGATGCAGGTGTTGCCACGGAAGAGAACTTGGAGTTAATAAAGAGAAAGGGTTACAATTATCTCTGCGTATCCCGTACGAAAATGAAAAACTATACGCTCAGTGATGATAACAAGAGTGTTACGGTAATGGATGCCCGTCGGCAGAAGATAACGCTGAAAGAGGTTAAGACAGAGGATGATAAGGATTATTATCTCGAAATAACATCTCCTTCGAAAGCTATGACAGAGTCGTCCATGAACAGGGTTTGGAGAGAGCGTTTTGAGATGGAACTGCAGAGGATAAACGAAGGAATCTCCAAGAAAGGTGGAACAAAAACCTATGAAAAGGTTGTTGAACGTACAGGACGTGCCATACAGAAGTACCCTTCTATAGCGAAGTTCTACCGGATTAGCTACATAAAAAACGAGAAGAAACCCAAGGAGATGCTGCGTGTAGACTGGGAGATAAAAGACCTCTCGGAAATGGAATCTGGTCACGGAGTCTATTTCCTCCGCAGCAATGTCAGGACACTTTCTGAGCGTGTGACATGGGAATACTACAATCTTATTCGTGAGATAGAATGTACGAACAGACAACTAAAGAATGATCTCAACCTCCGTCCTATCTATCATCAGAAAGATGAGCGAAGCGATGCACACCTTTTCTTCGGTTTATTAGCCTACTGGGTGGTAAACACTATCCGTTGTCAATTAAAACGAGAAGGAGAATCCTGTTACTGGACCGAGATAGTACGACGTATGAGCATCCAAAAGCTCGTCACCACAAAAGGGAAGAATCCATTAGGTGAAACCATCGAGATGCGCCAATGTAGTAGTCCTTCGAAGCAAGCAAAACAGATATACGATAAGTTGAACTTAAAACACTCACCATTCAAAAAGAATAAAATTTGTAGGACACAGAGCCCATAA
- a CDS encoding lytic transglycosylase domain-containing protein, whose product MSRKRYIVSFLITMGATCGIYAQQQIVVDSRGKAVNVMIPDASETMAGYVDVDYVDDKFYNSGIQTGFENTPSTNTTEPENGMEVIDRKMRNLSNVMTMTCNEEVKKYIDRYTKAGRQSTSYLLGRARYYNPIFEEALRFYGLPLELKYLPVIESGLNPNATSRVGAAGLWQFMATTGKQYDLQIDSYIDERRDPEKSSYAAARMLSDLYKRFGDWTLALAAYNCGPGRVSSAITKAGGGADFWAVYQHLPKETRGYVPAFIAANYVMNYYADYNITPLSTGLPNRCDTIIIEKDVTLAKIANVLDMNVDDLKVLNPQYRQGLIKAFTTNGVAKLRLPSEMIEKFKVYKDLIYQNETPNEEPSMTIAATNTSQGAMPY is encoded by the coding sequence ATGAGTAGAAAGAGATATATTGTTTCCTTCCTTATTACAATGGGAGCAACCTGCGGAATCTATGCACAACAGCAAATTGTCGTTGATAGTCGTGGTAAAGCTGTGAATGTGATGATTCCTGATGCATCAGAAACGATGGCAGGATATGTTGATGTAGACTATGTAGATGATAAGTTCTATAATAGTGGCATACAAACAGGGTTTGAAAATACACCCTCTACGAACACTACAGAGCCAGAAAACGGTATGGAAGTCATCGATCGTAAGATGCGTAATCTATCGAATGTAATGACAATGACCTGTAATGAGGAAGTTAAGAAATATATCGATCGCTACACAAAGGCAGGACGCCAATCAACTTCTTACCTGCTGGGGCGTGCGCGTTATTACAACCCTATCTTTGAGGAAGCACTACGTTTCTATGGTTTACCATTAGAGCTGAAGTATCTTCCTGTGATAGAGTCGGGCTTAAACCCTAATGCTACCTCACGTGTGGGAGCAGCAGGACTATGGCAATTCATGGCAACAACAGGTAAACAATATGACCTTCAGATTGACAGTTATATTGATGAACGCCGCGACCCAGAGAAGTCTTCCTACGCTGCAGCACGTATGCTGAGCGACCTTTACAAACGATTTGGCGACTGGACTCTAGCACTGGCTGCCTATAACTGTGGACCGGGACGTGTTAGCAGTGCTATCACAAAGGCTGGTGGAGGTGCTGACTTCTGGGCTGTCTATCAGCATTTACCAAAGGAGACACGTGGTTATGTTCCCGCTTTCATCGCAGCAAATTATGTGATGAACTACTATGCTGATTACAACATCACACCTCTGTCAACGGGTCTGCCTAACCGCTGCGACACGATTATTATAGAGAAGGACGTTACACTTGCCAAGATTGCCAACGTATTAGATATGAATGTGGACGATTTGAAAGTACTTAATCCACAGTATCGACAGGGTTTAATCAAGGCTTTTACTACCAATGGTGTTGCTAAGCTACGCCTGCCTTCTGAAATGATTGAGAAGTTCAAAGTTTACAAAGATCTAATTTACCAAAACGAAACACCAAACGAAGAACCAAGCATGACTATCGCGGCTACTAATACAAGCCAAGGAGCCATGCCATACTAA